The Verrucomicrobiota bacterium region TGCGGACTTCGCCAAGCGCCGGATCATTTGCAAGCACCCGTTCCAGGAGGCTGTCGGCTCCCACGTAATCATCGAACTGCAGGTTAACGAGGTTACGCCACTTCTCGTCGGTGCCGAGGCGGTCGCTTACCAGGATGCGGTAAAGGCCACGCCGGTTTAATGCCCAGACCAGGGCACTGCCGATGAAACCGGCACCCCCGGTCACCAGAATTTTGCCGCCATTCAAGGTGCTCACGCGCGTTGCAATCACGAGCCCATCGGCGTTCATTGTGCAACTCTAAAAGCGACGTTTGGATGCCTAGGTTTATCGTTCCACTCGGTGGGGTCCTCTTTTTTGTTCTTGCCGCAATGTTGTGGGTCTTGACCCGGAATCCGTCACCACCCATCCGTGCGGAGCAGCCCGACGAGTTTTCGGCCTTGCGGGGCTTGGCTGAACGCACTGCCCGGCAGGTGCTGCCGGAGGCCGGTGTCACCCGGCAGAAGGTGGAGCTTACGGTACCCAAGGCGAGAATTGAGGATGAAACCAGCCGGGTAAAGACGCTGGCCGCCGGCTTTGGCGGCAGCGCCATCGCTTCCCCGCTTGGGGATGGCGGAGCTGACCTTTTGGTGCAGTTACCGGTCGAACGCAGCGCCGCCTTTCTGGCCGCCGTGGCGGGTCCCGCCGAACCACGCCTCCCGATGCCGGCATCAACCAGTGCAGACAAAGTATTTGTCGAAGTGATCCTGGAGGACGTGCCGGCCCCCGCGCTATGATTCTGGTCACCTTCGCTCTGCCTGCTGAAGGTCAACCTTTTGAGCGCCGGCTGCGTCGCCGGGTAGGAAGAGGCCCATGCCTCCGTGGTGAGTTGCATGGAACGCCGGTCGGCGTCGTCTACGTTGGGATAGGGTTCAAACAGCAGGATGCCCTTAAGCGTTGCCTTGACCAATGCAAGCCGCGTCTGGTCATCTGCTCGGGGTTTGCCGGCAGCCTGCGATCCTTGGTCCGGCCGGGGGATTTTCTCATTGCCCGCAACTTCTCAACGGTCGGGTCTATCCAACCCTACCTCGACCGGGCGGAGGCGGCCGGTGAATTTCTGAACGTGACTACGGTCACTTCGGCGGCGGCCAAAGCCGGGTTATCCGTCAGCGGATCCTTTCTGGCGATCGACATGGAGTCCGCCGAAGTCAGCCGTACCTGCGCGGCGCACGGCGTGCCCGTCCTGGTCGCTCGGATGATCTCGGATGCCGTCGACGAAGAGATTCCGGGCTTGTTCCTGGGCCGCCCCCTCCGGCACCCCCGGGAATTGGTTGAGGCCGTCCGTTTCGCCGCCCGGATGCTGTCGCTTCGCGCGCGTCTGGCCGGCCGGCTCAGCGAGTTGATCCGGCCATCCGCGTTCACGTTCGCGTCCGGCGATGGTCCTGTGCAGCCGGAAGGCCGATTATAAGAGGAGCTGCGCCGGGCCGGCAACTTCCGGCCGTACGCCACCCTCGGCACCGCCTTCCGGCGGCGCCGGCAACACGAGTGGCAGGATGCCTCGGAGCGCCTGTTGCAGATTCGTATAGACGCCGACGGCCAACGATTCGCGCAGCCGCCTGATCAGGCGGGCGGCGCCTTTGTGCGGTAAACTCCACAGGCCGACGAGGATGGTGGCCTCGGGCAGTGTAGTTCGCAGGAACCGGACCATATTGTCAACGGCCGGTGCTGATTTTACGTCGATCGAGGAAAGGAGGACGGTGGTCGCCTGAAGTTCCTTGAATCGTTCCTGCTTTTCGGCACGCAGCATTTTTCCCGAAAGCACGTGAGCGTTGACGCCTTCCCCCCGCAGCAAGACCTCGATCACTTGGCCCACGATCTCGTCGCCTTCCGTAATGAACGGCATGATCACCAAGGCCGGTGGTTCCGACGCAGCCTGTTCCAGGTTGGCTTCGGCCGGTCCACTTGGCAGGGGAGGCGCCAACTCGTCGATCAACTCGCGCATTTGCTGGTAAATCCGCGCCTTCACCTGCTTGGAAGCCGAGCCGGGGAAAAGCTCGTTTTCGATGGTGCGGATCATCGGCATCAGCACTTCTTCCGCCGTTTCCAAGGTCAGCCGCGCTCCGGTAATTTCGTGCAGGAGCGTCTTTGCCTCCGCGATCCTGTTCTCCGTGAGCAGGCGCACCAGCTTTACCTCCATGGCCGTCGGCGGTTCCGAAGCGAGCAGGATGCTGCAGAAGTGAAACGCTGGGAAATAACGCCCCAGGACAACCAGGCAAGCCGTTAACGGGGTGGCCAGCACCAAGCCGATCCCGCCCCAAAGCCAGGTCCAGAAGAGTGCCGCCGTGATAACCGCCAGGGGAGACATTCCCGTGCTGCCCCCTAATACGATGGGCTCAACCACATTGTTGGTAGACACCTCAAGGATGCAGTAAAGGCCCAGCGTCAGCACCGGCGTCATCCAACCCGTCGAAGTGGCAATCGACAGCAAAATGGGAAAAGCCGCCGAAATCCAGATACCCACGTAGGGCAAAAATCGCAGCGCCATCGTGAGCACCGCCCAAAGAACGGCGTTCGGGATTCCAAGAAAATAAAGCCCGATACCAACCGCCAGGGCGAAAACGCTGTTCACCTGGAGTTGCGCCCGGAGAAACCCGCTGAGACGGGTGCCGGCCTCATCCACGGCCAATGTGGTCATGGCGGTATGCGAATGGCCGACCAGCCGCAGGAATCGACGGCGGATCCGCTGGCGCTCCAGGAGCATGAACACGACGAGCAGCACGACGATGACGCCTTCAGTCACCGGGCCCACCAGAGGGGTCAGGCTGTTTCGCGCCAGCGCCAGGAGCCCCTCGCCGCTGCCAACAATCTGAACCTTCGTCGGCTGGCCCTGCTGCTGGGCGTCAGCGGCGGAGGCCGAGACCTTCCCAAGCTCGTTGACCAGGTCGCTCACGTTCTGCATCGCGACGCTGAACGGTCCGGGCGGCCCATGCTGGAGCGATTCCCAGCGGGCCACGATGTTGCTCCGGTATTTCGGGACCGAATTGATCAGGTCCAACGCCTGCGTGGACACGACCGCGCAGAGGACCCCGATGATGATGAAGGCAATGGCCACAACGCTCAACACGGCCACTACCCGCTTGAACCCGCGGCTTTCCAACCACGATACGGTCGGCGTCAGCAGCAGGCTGAGTAACCCTGCAAAAGCAACAGGCAACAGAAAATCTTTCGCCCAGGCAAGGGTCCCGAGGACGAGAAGGAAATACGCAAGGTGAATCAGCTTGCGCAGTTCCGAAGGAGTCTTGAATTCTACGGCTTCCGGCATAAAATGAGCTACTGCTCAGACGGGATTCCAATGTATAATAATCGATCCGGGTCGCGGTTTGGATCGTCGCCGGTCCCCTGGACGGTTGTCACGCGGCAGGCGCGGCGGCGAAAAGAGTCGCACGGCGGAAAGAAGAATTACAGGCTTGACATTCGCGACTCACCCCCAAGATCGACCCGGCACCCGGCTCAGTCCGACATCGCTCGATTTGCCGGTACCTCAACGGCAGCGCCTCTTACCTTAGGTTTGAGCTGACGCAGCGTAAATGCCAGGAAGAACGCGCCTAACATCAACACCGCCCCTGCCACAAAAGGCGTGTTGCCGTACTGAAAATGTGCCCGGCTATGGTCGGCCGCCAGCAAGAAGCCGCCCATGGCCGGCCCAAACACCCGGCCGAGGCTGCCCGCCGCCTGTAACGTCCCGAGCACCCGGCCCTGCACGGCGCCGGAAGCGCCTTTCGAGGCCAGCGCGTTCAGCGTCGGCGTAGACAAACTGTTGCCTGCAGCCAGGCCGATGCTGAAAAGCACAAAGAGCGGCAACGACGTGGCCAGGGGCATCAGGCCCATGCTCAGCGCCAGGAGAAAAAGACCGGTTACGGCGAGATTCAGATCGCCGTAGCGCTTGCTCAACCTTCCGATTGCACCGCCCTGGATCAGGGCACCGATCAGGCCGATCAGGACGAAGAGGTAACTGATCTGGCTTTGTTTCAGGCTGAACCGGCGGGCGCTCACCTGCGGGTAGATCATCGTCACCACGGCAAACCCGGCAATCGCAACGAAATAGGTGAGGGTCAGGATCGCCAGACGCCGGCCGCCCGCCGCGGCGAGAATGGCGCGCAGTCCGGTAGGGGCACGCTCGCTGGCGAGCAGGTGCCGTTCGGGTTCAGGCAGGAAGGCCAGGACTGCCGCACCGTTCAACAAGGCAATGACCGCGGCAAACCAGAAAGGCGCCACGGGCGACCATTGGCTCAGGATTCCCCCCAGGGCCGGGCCCAGCACGAAGCCGACGCCAAACGCCGCCCCGATCAAGCCCATGCGCCGGGACCGGTTCTCCGGGGGAGTAATGTCGGCGATGTAAGCCGAGGCGGTGCCCACGCTCGCTCCCGCCGCGCCGGCGATGATGCGCGCCAGGAACAGCATCCAGAGCGCACCGGCGCTGGCCATGAGAACGTAGCCGATCGCAGATCCCAGCAGGCTTCCGAACAACACGGGTCTGCGGCCAAACCGGTCGGAAAAGCTGCCCAGGAGAGGCGAAGCCAGAAACTGCATGAAGGAATAGGAGGCCAGCAGCAAACCAATCTGCCATTCGTTGGCCGCAAACTGCTGGGCATACAACGGCAGGATCGGGATGATCATCCCGAAGCCGATCAGGTCGATAAAGATAATGCCTAAAATGATGCCGAGAGGTGATTTCTTCATGCTACTTCAAGGTTCCGTGCGTAACACCAAGCCGGGACTGGACGCGGAGCTCACGCCAGAGTGCGTCACCGGCAATTTTTCCGGCCAGTAAACGGCGGTACTCACGGATCAAATCTCGCGTTTGGTCCCGGTCTTCCTCCAAACACTCAAGCCGGAACAAACGCAGGCCTGCCGCATGCAGCGAGGAGAAAAATGCAGCCCCGCTCTGCGCCTGGGCATTGAACACCGTATTCCGGCAACCGGCATCTGCAAGCACCGGGTGCTCAGCCCCGACGCGGTCAC contains the following coding sequences:
- a CDS encoding AI-2E family transporter, producing MPEAVEFKTPSELRKLIHLAYFLLVLGTLAWAKDFLLPVAFAGLLSLLLTPTVSWLESRGFKRVVAVLSVVAIAFIIIGVLCAVVSTQALDLINSVPKYRSNIVARWESLQHGPPGPFSVAMQNVSDLVNELGKVSASAADAQQQGQPTKVQIVGSGEGLLALARNSLTPLVGPVTEGVIVVLLVVFMLLERQRIRRRFLRLVGHSHTAMTTLAVDEAGTRLSGFLRAQLQVNSVFALAVGIGLYFLGIPNAVLWAVLTMALRFLPYVGIWISAAFPILLSIATSTGWMTPVLTLGLYCILEVSTNNVVEPIVLGGSTGMSPLAVITAALFWTWLWGGIGLVLATPLTACLVVLGRYFPAFHFCSILLASEPPTAMEVKLVRLLTENRIAEAKTLLHEITGARLTLETAEEVLMPMIRTIENELFPGSASKQVKARIYQQMRELIDELAPPLPSGPAEANLEQAASEPPALVIMPFITEGDEIVGQVIEVLLRGEGVNAHVLSGKMLRAEKQERFKELQATTVLLSSIDVKSAPAVDNMVRFLRTTLPEATILVGLWSLPHKGAARLIRRLRESLAVGVYTNLQQALRGILPLVLPAPPEGGAEGGVRPEVAGPAQLLL
- a CDS encoding MFS transporter, which gives rise to MKKSPLGIILGIIFIDLIGFGMIIPILPLYAQQFAANEWQIGLLLASYSFMQFLASPLLGSFSDRFGRRPVLFGSLLGSAIGYVLMASAGALWMLFLARIIAGAAGASVGTASAYIADITPPENRSRRMGLIGAAFGVGFVLGPALGGILSQWSPVAPFWFAAVIALLNGAAVLAFLPEPERHLLASERAPTGLRAILAAAGGRRLAILTLTYFVAIAGFAVVTMIYPQVSARRFSLKQSQISYLFVLIGLIGALIQGGAIGRLSKRYGDLNLAVTGLFLLALSMGLMPLATSLPLFVLFSIGLAAGNSLSTPTLNALASKGASGAVQGRVLGTLQAAGSLGRVFGPAMGGFLLAADHSRAHFQYGNTPFVAGAVLMLGAFFLAFTLRQLKPKVRGAAVEVPANRAMSD